The genome window CCGTGGCAGAATGGTCGGGATGAAAACGCTTGGTGGTTCGGCCGCCCTCGAGGGCGTCATGATGAAATCCCCGGAAGCTTGGGCCCTAGCGGTGCGGCTTCCGGACGGCCAAATCCACGTGGAGCGCCACGAGGAAGTGGGGATCGCGCAAAGGTACAAGTGGGCCCGCTGGCCTTTTTTGCGGGGGATCGTGGCCCTCTTCGACTCCTTGCAGGTCTCTTACCGGGCCCTCTCGCGCAGCGCCGAGCTGGCCGGGGAGGAAGATGAGCAGCTCTCGCGGGGGGCCCTCTACACCACCATGGCCGTATCGCTGGCGGTGAGCATCGCGGTGTTTATCGTACTGCCGGGGTTTTTATCGGGTTTGCTGATCAACGCCGCCCAGCACCCGGTGGTTTACAACCTGGTGGCTGGCGTGATCAAGGCCGCCATCTTGGTTGGTTATCTGCTTTTTATCGGCCGGATCCCGGACATCCAGCGCTACTTCATGTACCACGGAGCCGAGCACAAGGCCATCGCCGCTTACGAGCGGGGGCTGGAACTTACCGTGGCCAACGTGCGGGCTCAGCCCGCCTATCATCCCCGCTGCGGCACCACCTTTATCGCCTTTGTGATCCTGGCCAGCGTGGTGGTATATAGCTTTATCCCCAACCCCGACAGCCTGGCCTGGCGGCTTTTGGGCCGGGTGGTGCTCCTGCCGGTGGTGGCGGGGCTGGCTTTTGAGCTTTTGCGTTGGTCGGCCACGCACTCCGACCCCATTTCCAAATTGCTCCGGGCCATCGGCTTCCGCTTCCAGATGCTCACCGTCAAGGAGCCCACCGACGATATGATCGAGGTCTCAATCGCCAGCACCAAGGCGGCGCTCGAAAAGGCCTCTGCCCAGCCGGTTCCGGTGGCGTGAGGCGGTCGGTAGCTCGATGCGGAAGCACGCTATACGCAATACGCGACTTACGTCGTACGCCATACGCAAAACGCCAGACGCTAAACGCGGGGGTTTTTTGTACACCCAGAGGTAGATTCCCTATCGGGACCGGCGGAGCCGGTACACCTAGAGGTAGATTCCCTGCGTTCGACGTACGACGTAGGACGCGCTACGCCTGACGTGTGGTCAGCCCACCGGGGCATTGGAAGTGTGCTCTACTTCCTAAAGCTATCGAGTACACTTAACCCTTGTGGGCAAGGGGCGCGTGCTCGTGGCGATGTCCGGGGGAGTAGATTCCTCGGTCTCGGCGGCGTTGCTCAAGGAGCAGGGCTATGAGGTGATCGGGGCCATGATGCGTTTCTGGCCCGACAATAAGAGGGATGACTGTTTCGAAACCTGTTGCTCGCCCGACGCTGCTTACGAAGCCAGGCGGGTGGCGGATATCGTAGGCATTCCTTTCTACCTTCTTGACTACCGCGAGGAGTTCCAGGAGAAGATTATCAACCCCTTTATCGCCGGGTATGCGTCGGGGGAGACACCCAACCCCTGTGTGCACTGCAACACCCGGGTCAAGTTTGACTCGTTGCTCAAAAAGGCCCGCATGCTGGGCTGCGATTTTGTGGCGACCGGGCATTACGTGATCCGTGAAGGGAACGCCCTCTTCCGCGGCGACCCCAAAAAGGATCAAACCTACTTTCTCTGGGGCACTCCCAAAGAGGCCATCCCGCACATGATGTTTCCGGTGGGGCACCTGGAGAAGCCCCAGGTGCGGGCCATCGCCGAGCGCTTCGGCCTGCCGACGGCCAAGAAGCCCGAGAGCCAGAACATTTGCTTCGTGCAGGGAGACTTGAAGGAGTTCCTGAGCACTCACCTCACCGCCAAGCCGGGGCCCTTAGTAGACCTCGAGACCGGCGAGGTGATCGGCGAGCACGCGGGGGCGCAGTTCTACACCGTGGGCCAGAAGAAGGGGTTGGGACTCTTCAAGACCCACCTCGAGCGCTACGTGGTGCGGGTGGATGTGGCTGCCAACGAGGTCATCGTGGGGCCGCGGGAGGCGTGCTTGTGGAGCGGCCTCGAGGCTCGAGAGGTCAACCTGCTGGTCGAGCCGGAGGAACTGCCCGAGACGCTCGAGGTGCAAGTGCGCTACCGCACCAGGCCCGTGCGGGGGAAGGTTGAACGCCTTGGGGATGGACGCATGACCGTTCGCCTCGCCGAGCCGCAGTTCGCCGTGACCCCCGGGCAGAGCATGGTGCTCTACCAGGGGGATCGCCTGCTGGGGGGCGGGTTCATCCACAAGCCGCTGTATAACGGGCTCGAGGAGAAGCGCGCCCTCGTTGCTGGATAATCCACCTACCCGATAAGGGAGGATTTTGGCCGACCTGACCCATCCAGCGGCTGCGCTTGACTAAATACTATATAAGTAGTTTTATTAAGGCATGCTACCAGAGCTTTCCCTGGACCGTACCAGCCCGATCCCGCTCTCTGAGCAAATCCGCAGCCAACTTCGCTTGCTGATCGTTGCTGGGCAGTTGAAGCCGGGCGAACTGCTCCCCACCATCAAGGAACTAGCAAGGCGGCTCAAGGTCAATCCCAACACGGTCTCGGAGGTGTATTCCAGCTTGGAGAGCCAGGGTTACCTAAGCGGCCACAAGCGTGGGGGGACTCGGGTATCACAGAATCCACCCGCGCTCGAGCCGCAGGAAGTCCTGGCATTGCAGCTATCGGCCCGGCTGGCCCGTGAAGCTTGTCGCCTCGGCTTATCTCCAGCCCAGATGGCCCGCTGGATCACAGCTCAGGTCGCGCTTCTAGTGCAGCCCCAAATAAAAGTGGCTGCACTAGGAAATACTGCGACCCAAGCCCAGCGCTGGGCGGAGCGGGTTCAGGCCTGGCTGGGGGAGGAAGCTCAGGTGGACCCGGTAGCTTTGGGAGAGGGCCTAGACTCTGGATATTTGTTCGTCGCGGTCGAGCCGCAGATGCTCCACCCGGCGCGCTCGTTTATCCCGGCTGTAGCTCGTCCGAACCGCTGGCGCAGCCTACCCGCTTGGGCTCGAGCCTATTACGAAGGCCCCCAGGGAGCCGATTGAGTGCCCTGTGCAAGGCTTATGAAT of Meiothermus sp. Pnk-1 contains these proteins:
- a CDS encoding DUF1385 domain-containing protein, translated to MKTLGGSAALEGVMMKSPEAWALAVRLPDGQIHVERHEEVGIAQRYKWARWPFLRGIVALFDSLQVSYRALSRSAELAGEEDEQLSRGALYTTMAVSLAVSIAVFIVLPGFLSGLLINAAQHPVVYNLVAGVIKAAILVGYLLFIGRIPDIQRYFMYHGAEHKAIAAYERGLELTVANVRAQPAYHPRCGTTFIAFVILASVVVYSFIPNPDSLAWRLLGRVVLLPVVAGLAFELLRWSATHSDPISKLLRAIGFRFQMLTVKEPTDDMIEVSIASTKAALEKASAQPVPVA
- the mnmA gene encoding tRNA 2-thiouridine(34) synthase MnmA encodes the protein MGKGRVLVAMSGGVDSSVSAALLKEQGYEVIGAMMRFWPDNKRDDCFETCCSPDAAYEARRVADIVGIPFYLLDYREEFQEKIINPFIAGYASGETPNPCVHCNTRVKFDSLLKKARMLGCDFVATGHYVIREGNALFRGDPKKDQTYFLWGTPKEAIPHMMFPVGHLEKPQVRAIAERFGLPTAKKPESQNICFVQGDLKEFLSTHLTAKPGPLVDLETGEVIGEHAGAQFYTVGQKKGLGLFKTHLERYVVRVDVAANEVIVGPREACLWSGLEAREVNLLVEPEELPETLEVQVRYRTRPVRGKVERLGDGRMTVRLAEPQFAVTPGQSMVLYQGDRLLGGGFIHKPLYNGLEEKRALVAG
- a CDS encoding GntR family transcriptional regulator → MLPELSLDRTSPIPLSEQIRSQLRLLIVAGQLKPGELLPTIKELARRLKVNPNTVSEVYSSLESQGYLSGHKRGGTRVSQNPPALEPQEVLALQLSARLAREACRLGLSPAQMARWITAQVALLVQPQIKVAALGNTATQAQRWAERVQAWLGEEAQVDPVALGEGLDSGYLFVAVEPQMLHPARSFIPAVARPNRWRSLPAWARAYYEGPQGAD